One stretch of Emys orbicularis isolate rEmyOrb1 chromosome 5, rEmyOrb1.hap1, whole genome shotgun sequence DNA includes these proteins:
- the NUDT9 gene encoding ADP-ribose pyrophosphatase, mitochondrial isoform X1, producing MARWCLARTVTVVSLTVTLSAVAVRYPSCRLPHPVLHPFRELAYRSVTLTLFPPVNSSVPVHWFHFYPVSMLSCYNPNENVHNKAHTSPYPGSKVERSKVPTDKVGWLVEWEDYKPLEYTAASVLAGPTWADPQISAKNFSPKFNEKDGQVERRSLSGLYEVENGRPRNPSGRTGLVGRGLLGRWGPNHAADPIITRWKRDSSGNKIAHPISGKNILQFVAIKRKDCGEWAIPGGMVDPGEKISATLKREFSEEALNCLQKSRAEKEEMEKQMNRLFNQEHFVVYKGYVDDPRNTDNAWIETEAVNYHDEPGETMDNLLLEAGDDAGKVKWVDISEKLKLYANHGDFIKLVAEKWGAHWNEDPVPGCHK from the exons ATGGCACGGTGGTGTCTGGCCCGGACTGTTACTGTGGTGTCCCTCACTGTAACTCTGTCTGCTGTTGCTGTCAGGTACCCTAGCTGCCGACTCCCCCACCCCGTGCTCCATCCATTCAGAGAGCTTGCCTACAG GAGTGTAACACTTACTCTTTTCCCCCCCGTCAATAGCTCAGTTCCAGTACATTGGTTTCATTTTTACCCTGTCAGCATGCTGAGCTGTTACAATCCAAATGAAAATGTCCACAACAAAGCTCACACATCCCCATATCCAGGGTCAAAGGTTGAGCGCAGCAAAGTACCTACTGATAAAGTGGGCTGGCTAGTTGAGTGGGAGGATTACAAGCCTCTGGAATACACTGCAGCCTCTGTCTTGGCTGGACCCACGTGGGCAGATCCACAGATCAG TGCCAAAAACTTTTCTCCCAAATTCAATGAGAAGGATGGACAAGTGGAGAGGAGGAGTCTGAGTGGCTTGTATGAGGTTGAAAATGGGAGGCCTAG AAATCCGTCTGGCAGGACGGGATTGGTGGGTCGAGGATTATTAGGGCGCTGGGGACCAAACCATGCTGCAGATCCTATAATAACTAG GTGGAAGAGAGATAGCAGTGGCAATAAAATAGCTCACCCAATCTCTGGCAAGAACATTTTACAGTTTGTAGCAATCAAGAGGAAAGACTGTGGGGAATGGGCCATCCCAGGG ggtATGGTAGATCCAGGAGAGAAGATAAGTGCCACACTGAAACGAGAATTTAGTGAGGAGGCCTTAAACTGCTTACAGAAATCCAGAGCAGAGAAGGAAGAGATGGAGAAGCAAATGAACAGACTCTTCAACCAGGAACATTTTGTG GTGTATAAGGGATATGTGGATGATCCTCGTAATACAGACAATGCCTGGATTGAGACAGAAGCTGTGAACTACCATGATGAACCTG GTGAGACAATGGATAACTTGCTTCTGGAAGCAGGAGATGATGCTGGGAAAGTGAAATGGGTTGACATCAGTGAGAAACTCAAGCTATATGCAAATCATGGTGACTTCATCAAACTTGTAGCTGAGAAATGGGGAGCACACTGGAATGAAGACCCTGTTCCTGGCTGCCATAAATGA
- the NUDT9 gene encoding ADP-ribose pyrophosphatase, mitochondrial isoform X3, whose protein sequence is MLSCYNPNENVHNKAHTSPYPGSKVERSKVPTDKVGWLVEWEDYKPLEYTAASVLAGPTWADPQISAKNFSPKFNEKDGQVERRSLSGLYEVENGRPRNPSGRTGLVGRGLLGRWGPNHAADPIITRWKRDSSGNKIAHPISGKNILQFVAIKRKDCGEWAIPGGMVDPGEKISATLKREFSEEALNCLQKSRAEKEEMEKQMNRLFNQEHFVVYKGYVDDPRNTDNAWIETEAVNYHDEPGETMDNLLLEAGDDAGKVKWVDISEKLKLYANHGDFIKLVAEKWGAHWNEDPVPGCHK, encoded by the exons ATGCTGAGCTGTTACAATCCAAATGAAAATGTCCACAACAAAGCTCACACATCCCCATATCCAGGGTCAAAGGTTGAGCGCAGCAAAGTACCTACTGATAAAGTGGGCTGGCTAGTTGAGTGGGAGGATTACAAGCCTCTGGAATACACTGCAGCCTCTGTCTTGGCTGGACCCACGTGGGCAGATCCACAGATCAG TGCCAAAAACTTTTCTCCCAAATTCAATGAGAAGGATGGACAAGTGGAGAGGAGGAGTCTGAGTGGCTTGTATGAGGTTGAAAATGGGAGGCCTAG AAATCCGTCTGGCAGGACGGGATTGGTGGGTCGAGGATTATTAGGGCGCTGGGGACCAAACCATGCTGCAGATCCTATAATAACTAG GTGGAAGAGAGATAGCAGTGGCAATAAAATAGCTCACCCAATCTCTGGCAAGAACATTTTACAGTTTGTAGCAATCAAGAGGAAAGACTGTGGGGAATGGGCCATCCCAGGG ggtATGGTAGATCCAGGAGAGAAGATAAGTGCCACACTGAAACGAGAATTTAGTGAGGAGGCCTTAAACTGCTTACAGAAATCCAGAGCAGAGAAGGAAGAGATGGAGAAGCAAATGAACAGACTCTTCAACCAGGAACATTTTGTG GTGTATAAGGGATATGTGGATGATCCTCGTAATACAGACAATGCCTGGATTGAGACAGAAGCTGTGAACTACCATGATGAACCTG GTGAGACAATGGATAACTTGCTTCTGGAAGCAGGAGATGATGCTGGGAAAGTGAAATGGGTTGACATCAGTGAGAAACTCAAGCTATATGCAAATCATGGTGACTTCATCAAACTTGTAGCTGAGAAATGGGGAGCACACTGGAATGAAGACCCTGTTCCTGGCTGCCATAAATGA
- the NUDT9 gene encoding ADP-ribose pyrophosphatase, mitochondrial isoform X2, whose amino-acid sequence MARWCLARTVTVVSLTVTLSAVAVRYPSCRLPHPVLHPFRELAYSSVPVHWFHFYPVSMLSCYNPNENVHNKAHTSPYPGSKVERSKVPTDKVGWLVEWEDYKPLEYTAASVLAGPTWADPQISAKNFSPKFNEKDGQVERRSLSGLYEVENGRPRNPSGRTGLVGRGLLGRWGPNHAADPIITRWKRDSSGNKIAHPISGKNILQFVAIKRKDCGEWAIPGGMVDPGEKISATLKREFSEEALNCLQKSRAEKEEMEKQMNRLFNQEHFVVYKGYVDDPRNTDNAWIETEAVNYHDEPGETMDNLLLEAGDDAGKVKWVDISEKLKLYANHGDFIKLVAEKWGAHWNEDPVPGCHK is encoded by the exons ATGGCACGGTGGTGTCTGGCCCGGACTGTTACTGTGGTGTCCCTCACTGTAACTCTGTCTGCTGTTGCTGTCAGGTACCCTAGCTGCCGACTCCCCCACCCCGTGCTCCATCCATTCAGAGAGCTTGCCTACAG CTCAGTTCCAGTACATTGGTTTCATTTTTACCCTGTCAGCATGCTGAGCTGTTACAATCCAAATGAAAATGTCCACAACAAAGCTCACACATCCCCATATCCAGGGTCAAAGGTTGAGCGCAGCAAAGTACCTACTGATAAAGTGGGCTGGCTAGTTGAGTGGGAGGATTACAAGCCTCTGGAATACACTGCAGCCTCTGTCTTGGCTGGACCCACGTGGGCAGATCCACAGATCAG TGCCAAAAACTTTTCTCCCAAATTCAATGAGAAGGATGGACAAGTGGAGAGGAGGAGTCTGAGTGGCTTGTATGAGGTTGAAAATGGGAGGCCTAG AAATCCGTCTGGCAGGACGGGATTGGTGGGTCGAGGATTATTAGGGCGCTGGGGACCAAACCATGCTGCAGATCCTATAATAACTAG GTGGAAGAGAGATAGCAGTGGCAATAAAATAGCTCACCCAATCTCTGGCAAGAACATTTTACAGTTTGTAGCAATCAAGAGGAAAGACTGTGGGGAATGGGCCATCCCAGGG ggtATGGTAGATCCAGGAGAGAAGATAAGTGCCACACTGAAACGAGAATTTAGTGAGGAGGCCTTAAACTGCTTACAGAAATCCAGAGCAGAGAAGGAAGAGATGGAGAAGCAAATGAACAGACTCTTCAACCAGGAACATTTTGTG GTGTATAAGGGATATGTGGATGATCCTCGTAATACAGACAATGCCTGGATTGAGACAGAAGCTGTGAACTACCATGATGAACCTG GTGAGACAATGGATAACTTGCTTCTGGAAGCAGGAGATGATGCTGGGAAAGTGAAATGGGTTGACATCAGTGAGAAACTCAAGCTATATGCAAATCATGGTGACTTCATCAAACTTGTAGCTGAGAAATGGGGAGCACACTGGAATGAAGACCCTGTTCCTGGCTGCCATAAATGA